GAAAGGTGGTGAGTCGTATAGTTATATGGGATCAGTATAAGGTAGAAGCTTCTCCAAAAGGCAGAGGAACATATGGAAAAGTGTACTTTGGGTTTGATCTTAAAAATAGGCAAAAGGTTTGTATCAAAAAAGTTCCTAATGTCACTATTGCTAAGAAAGAAGTATCTATCATGAAAACATATGGACATGGAAAAAAGGGGAAACACTTGGGCTGAGTAATTTTTTTACTATGCAGGAAAAAAAAGTCCCAGAAGCAAGCTGTACGGATCTTATGGCTGCCCTACGTCCTTTTTCATAGCGGGACGTTAAGTAACCAGTGAGTTTCGGATAGTATATTGTATGATTAGCATTTGTGAAAACAGCGGAATATTAAATATAACCCTGCAAAGACAGGAACTTTCAAGGGAATTACCTTTTCTTTTCTTAGCCATTTTCGGTATGCTAATAGTGAAATGATTTACTTCCTAAAGGAGAATAGATCGATGAGTGAAGTAGACAACCATAATAGTAAAGAGTTAGATGAAGAGACCTTGCTACTGGTTACACAAACGTTTAAAGCTTTGTCCGATCCGACTCGAGTGAGGATATTATATTTATTATCGCAAAAAGAGTGTGCTGTTTCTCAAATTGCAAAGGAATTATCTTTGCTTCAATCTACGGTATCCCACCAGTTAAGTTTTTTAAAAAAGCTTCGTTTAGTGAAATTCAGAAGAGAAGGGACGTCCATATACTATTCTCTAGAAGACCAGCACGTGGTGTCTCTTTTAAACCAATCGATAAATCACTGCCTTCATGACTAAAAACAAACCATGCTCATAAATGAGTACATGGTTTGTTTTGTTAATTACACGTATCATCGTGGCGGTGAATCATCGGAGGCCCTTCTAATTGGATGGTGCTGTGATGGATACCAAATTCGTCTTTGAGCCGATCTGTAACGTTTTGCAGCAACTTATCTCTGTCAACATCGTCGTTAACGACAAGGTGGCAAGTTAATGTAGGAAAATCAGAAGTAATGGTCCAGATGTGTAGATCATGAATACTGACGACTCCGTTAAAATTTTTAAGACACTCTCTGACTTCTGAAACTTTTACATGTGCAGGATGTCCTTCCATCAAAACATGAACAGAGTCTCTAGTGACGCGCCATCCGCTGATTAATACAAGAACAGCAACAATAACACTGGCTATCGGATCGGCAAAGCTCCAATCAAAAATCAAAATGAGAAGTGCCGCAAGAATCGCACCCACAGAGCCTAATAAATCTCCAAGAACATGCAAAAAAGCACTTCTAAGATTCAGATTATCTGAGGTATCCCCACGCATTAAAATGAAAGCCACGATAATATTAACGAATAATCCGATAGAAGCGATAGATAACATGCCGATACTGGCTACCTTAGGTGGATCAACAAAACGATGAAACGCTTCGTAAAAGATATAGGCGGAAATGGCCATTAGAGTGATGCCGTTTAAAAATGCCGCTAGTATTTCAAATCGTTTGTACCCAAACGTCTTGGCTGTATCTGCTTTTTTTTCTCCAAGTTTAAACGCAAGCAAGCTTAACCCAAGAGCAGCAGCATCACTTAGCATGTGTCCTGCATCAGATAAAAGCGCTAAGCTGTTGGTTAGTACGCCTCCTATTACTTCTATTATCATAAATAAAGAGATAAGAATAAAACTAATGAGTAAAGCCTTTTTGTTTGCGTGATGGGAATGTCCGTGATTATGGCCCATGAACAACACCTCTTTACACACCGTATTAGCTCACATATATCATTATATGATCATGTATTCATATGGACAATGCTTTTTATATCATTTTATTTGTATCTAAGCACCATATTTTTTCCATACTATAAATGAGGTGAATCAAATGACAATAGTGCGTCTTGGTTATGTGGCGATGAGCATGGAATTACAAAATGCTTCCCCATCAAAAACGATGACATTTGCTCAATTCCAAAAAATCGGAAATAGGGAAGCTGCCATTCGAAAATTAGAAAGAATAGCACTTTCCAATATACAAAATACGCACCGTCTCCTTAAGCATAATGCTGCATCGGATATCCATTTTTATCGTTTATCTTCTCGGCTTATTCCACTGGCAAACCATGAAGAATTAGCTGATTGGGATTACATAGCACCTATACAAAAAAAGCTCAGAGAACTAGGTTCTTTTGCTGCGAAACATAAAATGAGAATAGACTTTCATCCAGATCATTTTGTACTTATTAATTCAAAGAAAAAGGAAGTATTAAAAACAACGATTGAAACATTAAGCCTTCATTATCAATTGTTAAAAGAAATGAGTGTAGACACGACTCACCGCTGCGTCATTCATGTGGGAGGGAATTATAAGGAAACAGAGAAGTCCCTTGAGCGATTTGTAACCAATTGGATGGTAGTCCCAAAACATCTTCAAACCATGATTATGCTTGAAAATGATGATACATCTTTCACGGTGGAAGATACACTATATTTATGTGAAAAATTAGGAATACCACTCGTTTTTGACTATCATCATCATCTTGCTAATCATAAACAATTACATTGGGAAAAGGAGTGGGACCGTATTATCCAAACATGGCAGTATTCCCCGCTGCCTGTAAAAATGCACATTTCCAGTCCGAAAAGCGAGAAAGAGTTTCGCCATCATGCGGACTTGGTGGATATTGATATGTTTTTAACATTCCTAAAAGAAATCAAAGGAAGTGTCCCGCAAATTGACTGCATGATTGAAGCAAAGCGAAAAGATGAAGCACTTTTTCAATTAATGAATAATATTAAAACTAGCGAAGATATCGACATCGTTGACGGTTCAACTTTTTATTTAAAATGAATCCAATTTAAATCTACAGAATAACTTTGTTACCCAGAAACTTACAAAAACAACCGCTATATCAATGAAAAACAAATTCGTAAAATTCATGCCTTTATGCATTTTTAACAACTCAACAGCATAAGAAAAACCCCCGAAACCGTATGCGAATAGCAGAGAAGCCACGGCAGCATAAATATAAAAATTTTTATTTCTATTTGTACAATATTGTTACAATAGCATGAATGTGACGGGGAATAAAACTGCTGTTACCGTCACCCCTAAAGGAAGCAAATGGGTAAGTGTATGGGGGTGGATAAGAATGTTATTCTAAGACAATACGTTACCCACATTTGTATAACATATGTGCGGTGTATCCCAAAAAACAGATTTCAAAATAGTCTTTTCCTGTCAATATCAATAACAGTTGCCACATTAAACCAAAAATACCATGTATAAAAACTAGAATAAGAAGTCCAGTATTCATGGATGAGCTGATTGAGTTGTTCTTTTTGTTCCACTGTTAGTAAAGTATAAAATTTTTATTGGTAAACAGTATAAGTAAAACTTCGGCTTTCGCCATAAGGACTCGGCGAGAAGCCGAGTTTTTCTAATAATATTTTATTATAAAGTCGTTCTTCACCCATAATCACGTTCACCTAAAAACATAGTGTTTATTGGTTCTTTTTTTTTTAGTTATCCAAATGACAAATGCTTCAGCAAAAAACATTACAACAAAAAACGATAAAACAAACAATTCTACTGGTTCCATGACACGAAATGGATTAAATGCGTTTTTTAAAGCAGCTTTTATATCTATCCCCATAATGAGATCCAATCCAATGACTAAACTCATTAACAGTCCCAGCATAAAAAGAGAAATTCCCACTATTTTCACTTCTATCATCTCCATTTATTATGTTTATCCAAATTTGATTTGTTATACGGCTAAAAAGTATGAGAATAAATTATGGCTTCCTTGCAAAAAACTAACAAAAACATACAAAAGGAAACTGTGCATTATGAAATTTAAGCTGAAAAAGCTTTCTAGATCTAGATCAAAGTCAATACCTGCAAAGCCTAGCAAAAAGGAAGAGCCTTTAGATCATTCGTTAACGAATAATTTAGAGGAAATAACGAAAAAAACGGGAAATAGCTCAGACATTGTTATACGAAAGCTGACGCTTAATAACGATGAAAAATCAACGGCAGCTATCATTTATGTCGAAGGAATCGTGGATAATCGGTCGATTGATGATTTTCTCATTCACTCGCTTATTAATGACGATGATTTACATCATGTCGAAGCCGAGGAAGAAATATTGGAAAAGATTGCTGCCAAAGTCGTTTCTCTTGGAG
This DNA window, taken from Alteribacillus bidgolensis, encodes the following:
- a CDS encoding cation diffusion facilitator family transporter — encoded protein: MGHNHGHSHHANKKALLISFILISLFMIIEVIGGVLTNSLALLSDAGHMLSDAAALGLSLLAFKLGEKKADTAKTFGYKRFEILAAFLNGITLMAISAYIFYEAFHRFVDPPKVASIGMLSIASIGLFVNIIVAFILMRGDTSDNLNLRSAFLHVLGDLLGSVGAILAALLILIFDWSFADPIASVIVAVLVLISGWRVTRDSVHVLMEGHPAHVKVSEVRECLKNFNGVVSIHDLHIWTITSDFPTLTCHLVVNDDVDRDKLLQNVTDRLKDEFGIHHSTIQLEGPPMIHRHDDTCN
- a CDS encoding ArsR/SmtB family transcription factor translates to MSEVDNHNSKELDEETLLLVTQTFKALSDPTRVRILYLLSQKECAVSQIAKELSLLQSTVSHQLSFLKKLRLVKFRREGTSIYYSLEDQHVVSLLNQSINHCLHD
- the uvsE gene encoding UV DNA damage repair endonuclease UvsE encodes the protein MTIVRLGYVAMSMELQNASPSKTMTFAQFQKIGNREAAIRKLERIALSNIQNTHRLLKHNAASDIHFYRLSSRLIPLANHEELADWDYIAPIQKKLRELGSFAAKHKMRIDFHPDHFVLINSKKKEVLKTTIETLSLHYQLLKEMSVDTTHRCVIHVGGNYKETEKSLERFVTNWMVVPKHLQTMIMLENDDTSFTVEDTLYLCEKLGIPLVFDYHHHLANHKQLHWEKEWDRIIQTWQYSPLPVKMHISSPKSEKEFRHHADLVDIDMFLTFLKEIKGSVPQIDCMIEAKRKDEALFQLMNNIKTSEDIDIVDGSTFYLK